DNA from bacterium:
GGAGGGCGTCGCGCGCGAGCTCGAGGTTGTGCTCCGCGTTGGCCGCGGCCGACGCCACGACCTTGGCCACGACTTTGGCCGCGCGGTTCGGCGTGAACTTCAGCACTGCGAGCGCCTCGTCCACGGCCTTGCCTTTGATGAGCTCCGTCACCGTCCGCACCTTACGCGGCGCGATCCGGACGTGTCGCGCAATCGCCTTGGCTTCCACTACGGTTCCCCCCTCACGCCGACGGCGCCGGCGTACCGCCCGCGGCCGGTGCGGCCGGGGTCCCCGGCCCCATCGGCCGCACGGACGTCGCCTTCTCGACGCGCACGCCGTGGCTCTTGAACGTCCGCGTCATGGCGAACTCGCCGAGCTTGTGCCCGACCATGTTCTCGGTCAGGTACACCGGCACGTGCTTGCGGCCGTCGTAGACGGCGATCGTGTGTCCGACCATGTCCGGCAGGATCGTCGACCGCCGCGACCACGTCCGGATCACCCGCCGCTCGCGCGTGCGGTTCAGCGCGTCGACCTTCTGCTGCAGGTGCTTGTCGACAAAGGGCCCCTTCTTGATCGACCGGCCCATCTATTTCCTCCGCTTCACGATAAACTTGTCGCTCGGCTTCGTCTTGCGGGTCTTGTAGCCGAGCGTGGGCTTGCCCCACGGCGTCACCGGCCCGGGCATCCCGATCGGCGACTTCCCCTCGCCGCCGCCGTGCGGATGGCTGCTGGGATCCATCACCACGCCCCGGACGTGCGGCCGGCGCCGCATCCACCGCGTCCGGCCGGCTTTGCCGATGCTGACCGACTCGTGCTCGAGGTTGCCGATCTGGCCGATCGTCGCCCGGCAGCCGATATGAAGCATCCGCACCTCGCCGGACGGCAGCCGCACCTGGGCGTAGTCGCCTTCCTTGGCCATGACCTGCGCCGCGCCGCCGGCGCTGCGCACCAGCTGGCCGCCGCGGCCCACGTGCAGCTCGAGGTTGTGCACGGTCGAGCCGACCGGGATCGCGCGCAGCGGCAGGCAGTTCCCCGGCTTGATCTCCACGTCGGACCCGGACGCGACGACGTCGCCGACCCCGAGCCCTACCGGCGCCAGGATGTAGCGCTTCTCGCCGTCCCGGTAGTGCAGCAGCGCAATCCGGGCGGACCGGTTCGGA
Protein-coding regions in this window:
- the rplV gene encoding 50S ribosomal protein L22, giving the protein MEAKAIARHVRIAPRKVRTVTELIKGKAVDEALAVLKFTPNRAAKVVAKVVASAAANAEHNLELARDALRVRRAYVDSGPSQRRMHARARGRADVIKKRSSHITVIVADE
- the rplB gene encoding 50S ribosomal protein L2, yielding MGIKKFKPITPGRRFMTVVTFEDITRTSPERSLVEPLLNHAGRNGQGRVTTRHRGGGHKRRYRLIDFKRNKDGVTARVAEIEYDPNRSARIALLHYRDGEKRYILAPVGLGVGDVVASGSDVEIKPGNCLPLRAIPVGSTVHNLELHVGRGGQLVRSAGGAAQVMAKEGDYAQVRLPSGEVRMLHIGCRATIGQIGNLEHESVSIGKAGRTRWMRRRPHVRGVVMDPSSHPHGGGEGKSPIGMPGPVTPWGKPTLGYKTRKTKPSDKFIVKRRK